The DNA sequence TGTTTTCTGGGCTATTAGAGGTGGAGGTGGAGGAAACTGGGGCATTGTTTTCGCCTGGAAAATTAGGCTCGTAAGAGTGCCTGAAATTGTGACAGTCCTTTCTGTGGCTAGGCCACAACACACAAAACATCAAGTAGAAAATATTATTCAGCAATATCAAAATGTTGTGCAGGACTTGGATGATAAGTTTCACTTACTGGTTTTTGTTAGTTCTGGTTTGGTTCCCGAAAGTAACAAAATAGCTGTGATAATTCAAGGACTATATCAAGGTCCAAGAAGCAAAACAATCTCAATTTTAAACGATAATTTTCCAGCTATGGAAATTAAGGAAGAAGAATGTAAGGAAATGAGTTGGATAGAGTCTGTGGATTATTTGTCTGATTTTAGCGGTGGACAGGGCTCTATATCCGGCCTTAAAGAAAGGTATTTTGAAGGCAAATCATACTTCAAAACCAAATCAGACTATGTCAGAAAACCAATACCACCTGTCGGGATCAAGACTCTGATTGATTTTCTGGAGAAGCAACCAAAAGCATATGCATTGTTTGAGCCTTATGGGGGATACATGGACAGAACAAGTAGTGATGCCATTGCTTTTCCTCATAGAAAAGGTAACATTTTCTCAATTGAGTATACAATCACATGGGATGAAATGGATGATAAAAGTGGCAAAGGCAAGAAGCATATCAATTGGATAAGAAGGTTTTACGATGCAATGGCGCCATTTGTTTCTTCAAATCCAAGAGCCGCGTATGTAAACTACATGGACCTTGACCTTGGCTATGTTACAGGCGGAGCTTCTACCATGGACATGACAAGAACTTGGGGAAACAAGTATTTTCTAGACAACTATGACAGATTGGTTATGGCTAAAACGATTATTGATCCGCACAATTTTTTTCGGCATCAGCAAAGCTTGCCTCCGCTGATATCTTACAAGTCTGAGTATTAGTCACTTCATTTACGCTTTTTATCTCTGCATTATCATGCGGTAATGTGTAGTTGATTAAACATCAATAATTGGCGACTCTTCTGCATTTGCAAAACTACAAACCAAACT is a window from the Apium graveolens cultivar Ventura chromosome 1, ASM990537v1, whole genome shotgun sequence genome containing:
- the LOC141667211 gene encoding berberine bridge enzyme-like D-2, which encodes MNKKAETKTLLLSIIVNKTENMSKSLLQSGSNQVSLLSLHFLLIITICCLDHSSCSETTKLHKITSCFIGHNVNNFTLYSSTNDSAYFDILNFSLQNLRFSKLSVPKPSAIIVPKSKEEVSSIVLCCIKWSFEIRIRSGGHSYEGISSSSLSASNNKSTKSAPFVVIDLMSLDKISVDLMSRTAWVQGGATLGQTYYAIAESSNAHGFPAGACPTVGVGGHFSGGGYGFLGRKYGLSADNIVDALLVDAKGRILNRDSMGEDVFWAIRGGGGGNWGIVFAWKIRLVRVPEIVTVLSVARPQHTKHQVENIIQQYQNVVQDLDDKFHLLVFVSSGLVPESNKIAVIIQGLYQGPRSKTISILNDNFPAMEIKEEECKEMSWIESVDYLSDFSGGQGSISGLKERYFEGKSYFKTKSDYVRKPIPPVGIKTLIDFLEKQPKAYALFEPYGGYMDRTSSDAIAFPHRKGNIFSIEYTITWDEMDDKSGKGKKHINWIRRFYDAMAPFVSSNPRAAYVNYMDLDLGYVTGGASTMDMTRTWGNKYFLDNYDRLVMAKTIIDPHNFFRHQQSLPPLISYKSEY